The DNA segment TTAGGCAAGCGCGATGGGAAGGCAATCGGGTTACGCGGATGGTAGCTGGGTAATAGCGGCGTGGGTCTTCCTAAGGCCGCGATTTCGAGATGCAGGGGATATTGTATTGCGGTCCGCAGAACTCGGCGCCGGGGGCGAAATCGGGGACGCCGTCCTTGGCCAGGATGCCAGTGGCCAGCAGATGGGCGAAGATGGGGCCATCCTTGCGCATGGTCACCCAGGTGACATGGTCCATCTCGCCCGGGCCGCCGGCGGGCGACCAGCCGCCGCCCGAGGTGCCGAGGCCCACATAGTCGCGGCCATTGCGCTGTTCCCAGGAATGGCTGTGGATGTGGCCGGCGAACATGGTGTAGCCGCGTCCGGCAAGGGCGGCCTCGATGCGCTCGAAATTGGCGATGCCCTGCTGCCAGACCGGCCGATGCATGAAGAAGAACGTCCAGCGCACGTCCTTGTGGCGCGCGAGCAGGTCGAGCACCCATTGGGTCTGGGCGTCGCCGATCCGCTGCGCGTCGGTCTCGGCGACGTAGGTCCGGATGAGAGCATTGCCCTTCATGAACTCGGCCGCCGCCGCCGGGCTCTGGGCATAGAGCGCCAGCGCCTTGTCCAGCTCCACGATCTCCTCGGGGGTCGGATGGCGGCTGTCTTCGGTGTTCAGGGCGATGAACAGGGTGTCGCGGTAGAGGAAGTGGTACCAGGTGACGCCGCCGGTCCGCTCGCGCCAGACCGCCTCGCTGTCCGCGTCGAAAATCTCGTGATTGCCGACGACGAAGAACAGCGGCGGCTCGAGCGCCTTCACCATGCCGTCGATCTCGGCCCATTCGGCGCGGACCTTGCCCGCGTCGCGCACATAGCCTTCGATGTAGTCGCCCACGCTCATGACGAATTCGGGCTGCAGCAGATTGACCTTGCCCAGAATCCCCTCGAACACGCCGGGACGCGCGCCGCCCGTGCGGTCGGTGATGATGGCGAACTGGAAGTCGTCGGGATCGTCGAGGAAATTCAGATGGGTCCAGGGCCGCGCCGTGGATCCTTCGGGATAGACGTCGGAGGTCTGGAACACGGGCGGCGCGGCGGCGCCAGACTCGCCCACGTCAGGCGCGGCGGGCCGATCGCACGATGCGATCGCGAGGGCCGCGCCGAGCAGCGCGAAAACACACCATCTCGAAAGACTTCCCAAATGGGCCACGGCTGCCTCCCCGGATCGACCGCGCGACTATGAAACGCAGTCTGACGCAATCCGGCAGGCAGGTACAGCCTACATGCGCACGCGGCGGGCCTCGATGGCGTCCCAGACCAGCCCGGCGATGTTGCTGCCGTCGAAGCGGTCGATTTCCTGGATGCCGGTCGGCGAGGTGACGTTGATCTCGGTCAGGTAGTCGCCGATCACGTCGATGCCGACGAAGATCAGGCCGCGCTCGGCCAGCGCCGGGCCGATGGCCTCGCAGATTTCCTTCTCGCGCCGGGTCAGCGCCGATTTCTCGGGCCGGCCGCCCACATGCATGTTGGAGCGGGATTCGCCCTGCGCGGGCACGCGGTTGATGGCGCCCACGGCGCGGCCGTCGACGATGATGATCCGCTTGTCGCCCTTGCGCACCTCGGGCACGTAGCGCTGGACCACGATGGGCTCGCGGTAGAACTGGGTGAACATCTCGAACAGGGCGTTGAAGTTCTCGTCGTCCGGCTTCACCCGGAACACGCCCGCGCCGCCATTGCCGAACAGCGGCTTCATGATGATGTCCTGGTGCTCCTTGCGGAACTCGGCGATGTCGCGCTGGCTGGCGCTGATCAGGGTCGGCGGCATCAGGTCGGGAAAGCGGGTGACGAACAGCTTCTCCGGCGCGTTGCGCACATGATGCGGATCGTTGACCACCAGCGTCTTGGGGTGGACGTGCTCCAGCAGATGGGTGGTGGTGATGTAGCCCATGTCGAAGGGCGGGTCCTGGCGCAGCAGCACCACGTCGAAGGTGGCGAGGTCGATGGTCTCGCCCGCGCCCAGGGTGAAATGATTGCCCGGCTCGCGCCGCACCTGCAGCGGATGGGCGTAGGCGACGACCCGGCCATGCACGAAGCTGAGGTCCTTGGGCAGGTAGTAATACAGCCCGTGGCCGCGCCGCTGCGCCTCCAGCGCCAGCGCGAACGTGCTGTCGCCGTTGATGTTGATGCCGGCGATCGGATCCATCTGGATGGCAACGGCCAGGGTCATGCCTGTCTCCTCGGTCTTCTATTCATATCCCCACGCGCCGGGACTATGGGTCGGCCAACTGCCGGGCGCAATCGTCATGATGTCGAAGCGCATGTCCAGGCTCGCGAGCGACGGATGCGCGGCCATGAAAATCTCGGCCGCCCGGCGCACGCGGCGCTGCTGGCGCACGGAAACCGCCTCGATACCCGCCGCGTGGCTCGCGCGCGCCTTGACCTCGACGAAGGCGATCAGCCCGCCGCGCCGGGCGACGATGTCGGCCTCGCCCGCCGCCGTTTTCCAGTTGCGCGCCAGGATGCGGTAGCCCTTCAGGCGCAGGGCCCAGACGCACAGGGTCTCGGCCATCCGTCCGGCGCGGAAGGCGCGCTGGCGCTGGGCCGTCGTGCGTCTCATGGCTCGTCCCCGACCTCGTCCTTGGCCTTCGACAGGGTGACGGCCCGGGCATAGACCTCGCGGCGCGGCAGGCCGGTCATGAAAGCCACGGCGCTGGCCGCTTCCTTGACGCTGAGGTCGCGCAGCGCCGTGCGCAGCGCCGCGTCGAGGTCGGCGGCCTCGGCGTCGGCCTCGTCGGGCGGGCCGATCACCAGCACGACCTCGCCGCGCGGCGGCCCCTCTTTCTGGTAGCGCGCGGCCAGCTCGGCGGCGGTGCCGCGCACGCCTTCCTCGAAATGTTTGGTCAGCTCGCGCGCCACGACCACGGGCCGGTCCGGCGCCAGCGCCGCCAGATCGGCCAGCGAGGCGGGCAGCCGGCGCGCCGATTCGAACACCACATGAGTTCCGGGCTGGCGCAGCAGCTCGTTCAGCGCGTTCTGGCGCGCCACCCTCTTTTCGGGCAGGAAGCCGCCGAAACTGAAGCGGTCGGTCGGCAGGCCGGCAAGGCACAGCGCCGCCAGCACCGAGGACGGGCCGGGAATCGGCACCACCGTGACGCCGGCCGCGATGGCGGCGCGCACCAGCTTGAATCCCGGATCGGACACGAGCGGCGTGCCCGCGTCGCTGGCCAGCGCGATCGCCTCGCCCGCCAGCATGCGGTCGATCAGGCGCTGGCGATCGGCTTCGCTGCTGTGGTCGTCATAGCGGCTGAGTGGGGTTGTGATGTCGTAACGATCCAGCAACCGCCGGGTCACACGCGTATCCTCGCAGGCCACGGTGCTGGCCGCGCCCAGCACATCGAGGGCCCGCAAGGTGACATCACGCAGATTGCCGATGGGTGTCGCGACGAGGTAAAGCCCCGGCGTCAATTTGACTTGGCCGTCCAAGGCTTTCATAGTCATCCCGCTCCTGTTCACCCCCGACCAGGCGCCATCGACACGAGCCGACTTGCATGACCGTTTCGCGCCTTATCCGTACCCATCTTTGCCCGCTTTTCCTGGCCGCTTCAATGATGCCGTTGAGCGCGTGCGGCGCCGATCTGCGCGAGGAGGTGATCATCGACACGCCGCCGCCGCCCACGATCGCGGCCATCGCGCCGGAGCCGCAGGAGGAAATTCCGACCGCGCCGGTCAAGCAGGACAAATATTACGAACAGGGCGTGGTGAAGGTGGGCATCCTGCTGCCCCTGTCCGGCCGCAACGCGGCGCTGGGCCAGTCCATGCTTGATGCCGCGCAGCTGGCGCTGTTCGACGTGGGCGACGAAAAGATCGTGCTGCTGCCGCGTGACACGGAAGGTCCGCAAGGCGCCGCCGGCGCGGCTCAGGACGCCATCGACGACGGCGCGCAGATCCTGCTCGGCCCCATCTTCGCCGACGCCATTCGCACGGCGGGACCGGTGGCGCGCCACTACCGCGTGCCGCTGGTCGGTTTCTCGACCGACCACACCGTCGCCGGCAACGGCGTCTACATCATGGGCTTCACGCCGCAGCAGCAGGTCGAGCGGATCGTCAAATACTCCATCGACCAGGGCCGCAAGCGAATCGCCGCGCTGGTGCCGCAATCGGCCTATGGCACCATGGTGACCGAAGCGTTGCGCAATGCGGTGAGCCGTCACGGCGGCACGCTGGTCGCCGTCGAAACCTTCCAGGAAACAGAGGAAGCGCTGTCCGATCCGGTTCGGCGCCTCGCCGACCGCAAGGTCGCGGCGCCCGCCCCGACGCCCGATCCCATGGCGGGTCCGGGCGCGCCCGCGGTGATGGTGCAGGAGAGCTACGACTACCCCTATGACGCCGTGCTGATCGCGGCGGGCGGCGGGCTGCTGCGCACACTGGCGCCCATGCTGACCTATTACGACATCGATCCGGACAAGGTGAAGTTCCTGGGCACCGGCCTGTGGGACGATGCCGGGCTGCGCGCCGAGCCGGCGCTGGCGGGCGCCTGGTATGCCGGGCCGACGCCCGAATCCGGCGTGTCGTTCGCCCAGCATTTCACCAAGACCTACAGCGGCACCGCGCCGCGCGTCTCCAGCATCGCCTATGACGCCGTCGCCCTGGTCGCCGCGCTGAAGAAGAGCCGGCCCGAGCGCCCGTTCGCGCCGGAGGCCCTGACCGATCCCAAGGGTTTCGCCGGCGTCGACGGCGTATTCCGCTTCGGTCCGGACGGCATCGCCGAACGCGGTCTCGCGGTGGTGCAGATCACACCGGCGGGGTCGCAGGCGGTGGACCTGGCGCCGCGTGAATTCGGCACCAGCTATGCCGGGCCCCGCAACTAGCCCAACAGCCGCCGGATCACTTCGTTGAGGACCGGCCACGCCCGAGGCGTGGCGGTCAGCGCCTGCGCCGAGCGGACCAGCAAGCCTTGGCCGAGCATCATGGCGAGGGCGTCCCTGTCCACCGCGTCGTCGAGCGGCGCGCCGGTCAGCGCTTCCAGCCGGAGCAGATCGACGCCGCTGGTGGTGCGCAGGCCCATCATGATCATCTCCTCGCCGCTTTCGACGGGCGCCACCGGGTTCATCACTTCGGTGCCGTGACCCCTGCCCTCGACCAGATCGAGCCATGTTTCGGGCTTGCGGCGCTGGGCGGTGGCGACGACCGCGCCATCGAGATGCAGACGGCCATGGGCGCCGGGGCCGATGCCGGCATATTCGCCATAGCGCCAGTAGGTCATGTTGTGGCGGCTGTGCCCGCCCGGCGCGGCGTGATTGGAAATTTCGTAGGCCGGCATGCCCGCCGCCGCCATCATTGCCTGGGTCGTCTCGTAGAGTTCGGCGGCGGTATCCTCGTCGGGCAGCACCAGCCGGCCCTCGCGCCAGGCGGCGTGGAAGGCGGTGCCTTCCTCGATGGTGAGCTGGTAGAGCGACAGATGATCGCCGGCCAGCGCCAGTCCCTGCGCCAGTTCCGCCTGCCAGACCGGCACGGTCTGGCCTGGCCGCGCATAGATCAGGTCGAAGCTGTAGCGCGGGAAGATGTCGCGGGCGAGCGCGATAGCGGCCAGCGCCTGCGCGCTGCTGTGGCCGCGCCCCAGCGCCTTGAGATCCACATCGTTCAGCGCCTGCACGCCAAGGGACACCCGGTTGACGCCGCCCGCCGCATAGGCGGCAAAGCGCGCCGCCTCGACGCTGGTCGGGTTGGCCTCTAGGGTAATTTCCGGATCGGGCGCGTAGCCCCAGCGCGCGCCGATGCGCTCGATGGCGGCGGCGACCGTTTCCGGGTCCATCAGCGAGGGCGTGCCGCCGCCGAAGAAGACGCTGGTCACCACGCGGCCCGGCGTCAGCGCAGCGGTGTGGTCGATCTCGGTCAGCAGCGCCGCGCGCCAGCGGGCCTGGTCGACCGTCTCGCGCACATGGCTGTTGAAGTCGCAATAGGGGCACTTGGCGAGGCAGAACGGCCAGTGCAGGTAAACACCGAACCCCGGATTCCCTGACGGATCAGAAACAGGCATCGATCAGCTGCCGGAACGCCACGGCGCGGTGGCTGATGGCATGCTTGGCGTCCGGGTCCATCTCGCCGAAGGTGATGCTGTCGCCATCGGCCACGAAGATGGGGTCGTAGCCGAAGCCCCGCGTACCGCGCGGCGGCCAGACCAGCGCGCCGTGGATATGGCCTTCGAAGGTGTCCACATGACCATCGGGCCAAGCGAGCGACAGGGCGCAGGTGAAATGGGCGCTCCGGTCAGGGGAGCCGCTGGCGGCCAGCAACTCCTCGATCTTTTCCATCGCGACGCGGAAATCCTTGCCGGGGCCGGCCCAGCGCGCCGAGTAGATGCCCGGCTCGCCGCCCAGCGCGGCGACGGACAGGCCGGAATCATCGGCCAGCGCCGGCAGCCCCGACGCCGTCGCCGCCGCCAGCGCCTTCAGTTCGGCGTTGGCGCGGAAGGTCGTGCCGGTTTCCTCCGGCTCGGGCAGGCCCAGTTCGCCAGCCGAGACAGGTTCCACGTGAAACGGGCGCAACAGGTCGCCGATCTCGCGGACCTTGCCCGGATTGTGGGTGGCGACCACCAGCCGGCCGCCGGTGACGCGCCGCGCGCTCATTCCAGGCCGAGCGCCTGGCGCTGATGCCGGGCCAGATCGGCGATGCCGCTCTTGGCCAGCGACAAGAGCGTGAGGAAGGCGTCTTCCGAGAACGGCTCGTCCTCGGCGGTGCCCTGGATCTCGACGATGCCGCCGGTGCCGGTCAGCACGAAATTGGCGTCGGCCTGGGCCTTGGAATCCTCGGGATAGTCCAGATCGAGCACGGGCACGCCGTTGAAGATGCCGCAGGACACGGCCGCGACCTGATCGGTCAGCGGAATGCCGTCGATCATGCCCTGGGCCGCCATTTTCTGCAGGCACAGGTAAAGCGCCACATAACCGCCGGTGATCGAGGCGGTGCGCGTGCCGCCATCGGCCTGCAGCACGTCGCAGTCGATGACGATCTGGCGCTCGCCGAGCAGCTTCAGCTTGGTGACGGCGCGCAACGAGCGGCCGATCAGCCGCTGGATTTCCTGGGTGCGGCCGGTCTGCTTGCCGCGGGCCGCCTCGCGCGAGGACCGGGAATGGGTCGAGCGCGGCAGCATGCCGTATTCGGCCGTCACCCACCCGCTGCCCTTGCCGCGCAGGAAGCCGGGCACGCCCTCGTCCAGCGAGGCCGTGCACAGCACATGGGTGCCGCCAAATTTGGCGAGGCACGATCCCTCGGCATAGGGCGAAAAGCCGGTTTCGAGGGAGATGGGACGTAACTGGTCGGCGGCACGGCCGGATGGGCGCATGATGAGATATTCCCGTGGCGGATGGTGGGTGCGTTCTAGACCTTGGGTTCCCGGCCGTCCAGCACAAGCGCCCAAGGCGTAAGTCACATTGACGGCATCGGGCCGGTTTCCTACATAGTCGGGTTATGATCGAGGAATTCAACGAGCGCACGCGCCGGATCCTGCGCGGCATTGTGGAAGCCTATCTGGAAACCGGCGAGCCGGTGGGTTCGCGCACCCTTGTCCAGCGCCTCGGCCTCAACCTTTCCTCGGCCAGCATCCGCAACGTGATGGCGGATCTGGAGGATGCCGGCCTGCTGTTCTCGCCGCATACCTCGGCCGGGCGCATGCCCACCGAACGCGGCCTGCGTATCTTCGTCGACGGCCTGCTGGAAATCGGCAACCTGACCCATGAAGAACGCAATGCCATCCAGGGCCGCATCGGCTCGGGCGGTCAGACCATCGACGGCGTGCTGCAGCAGGCGTCGGCGCTGTTGTCGGGCCTGTCGCACGGCGCCGGACTGGTGATGGCGCCCAAGCTGAACGTGGCGATCCGGCACATGGAGTTCGTCAGCCTGAATCCGGGCCGGGCGCTGGCGGTGCTGGTGACCGAGGACGGTCAGGTGGAGAACCGGATCATGGAAGTGCCGGCGGACATGATGCCGTCGACCCTGACCCGCGCCGGCAACTATCTCAACGCGCGCATGACCGGCCGCACGCTGGACGAGGCCAAGGCCTTCATCATCGAGGAGCTGACCCAGCACCAGGCCGAGCTGGACGAGTTGTCCGGCAAGGTGGTCGAGGACGGGCTGGCGATCTGGACCGGGCCGACCGATGGCGAGCAGACGCTGATCGTGCGCGGCCAGAGCAATCTGCTGGAAAACCTGCAGGCCACCGAGGACCTGGAGCGCATCCGGCGGCTGCTGGAAGACCTTGAAAACAAGCGCGAGTTCGTCCATCTGCTGGAGCTGGCCAAGGAAGCGGAGGGCGTGCGCGTCTTCATCGGGTCGGAGAACCAGCTGTTCAGCCTGTCCGGCTCGTCACTGATTCTGGCGCCCTATGCCAATGAAAAGCGCAACGTGATCGGCATTCTGGGCGTGATCGGTCCGACCCGGATCAATTACGCGCGGATCGTGCCGATGGTCGATTATACCGCCCGCGTCGTGGGCCGGCTTTTGAGTTGAGGACAAAATGACCACGCAAGCGAACGACATCCCCGAGAACGACGCCGACCATGGCGAGACCGACGCCAGCGAAGCCGTCGACCTGACCGCGCGCCTGGAGCTGGCCGAAGCCGAGGCCGCGGACCTGAAGGACAAGCTGCTGCGCGCCGTGGCCGAGGCCGAGAACGTGCGCCGCCGGGCCCAGAAGGAACTGGAAGACGGGCGCAAATACGCCATCACCGGCTTTGCCCGCGATCTGCTCGCCGTGGCCGACAATCTGGGCCGGGCGCTCGACGCGCTGCCCGAGGGCGCCGAGAACGATCCCCAATTCGGCGCGCTGGTGCAAGGCGTGCAGCTGACGGGCCGCGAGCTGGCCAACGTGCTGGAGCGCCACGGCGTGAAGGAAGTGCGCCCGCACGGCGAAAAGTTCGATCACAATCTCCACCAGGCGATGTTCGAGGTGGAAGATGCCGAACAGCCGCACGGCACGGTGAACCAGGTGCTGCAGGTCGGCTACACCATCGGCGACCGGCTGCTGCGCCCCGCCATGGTCGGTGTGACCAAGGCCCCCGTGAGCACCGACGCCGGGAAGTGAGCGGGACCCCGGAAAGGTACGGTAGCGAGGCGATTCCCGCCGGAATCGCCGCCTTCCGCGATCTGGCCGAAGACGACATCGAGGCCATCGTCCACTACTGGTACACCAGCGGGGACGATTATCTGGCCTATCTCGGCATCGACAAGACCCGTCTGGGCGCCCCGGACGACACCATCGCCCGGTTCCGCAGGGCCCTGCGCGACGGCGATCCGGACCAGCGCAGCCTTGCCTTTGCCATTACCTTGGACGAGCGTCTGGTCGGCTATACGCTGCTGAATCGCTACGCGCCGGACAACAATTTTTCCCACTGGCATCTCATCGATCCGGTTGCCCGGAGGACCGGTATCTCGACCGCGCTCTATCCACACCGGATCGCCATGTATTGCGATGTCTGCGACATGACGCGCCTGACCCACCAGACACGGCCGCGCAACATCGGCGTCAACCGCATGCTCGACAAGTTCGTGCCCGTCGCCGAGACCGTCTGGGTGGACGACCCGGATGGCATCGCCGAACCGGGCGAGTTCAACCATCGGCATGTGACGCGTGAGGATGTTCCCAAACTGTTCAAGATATTGAGGAATTTGGGAGAACGCTGACCTCGCCACGGTGTTGTGGTATTCTGGGCTGTATAGTCGATAGCACTTTAGGGGGTCCGATGCGCTTTGTCCGCTTTCAGTCCAAGGCGCTGTTCGATCCGGAAGTGCTCGCCCCCGAACTCGCTGACCTCGACGAGGACGAGCAAGAGGCCGAGCTGGAACAGGGCGGCCGCTTTGTCGCGGCCCTGCTCGAAGCCCGGTTGCCAGAAAAGGGCTTTCCCGTCGATTTTACCGTGCAAGAGGATTGGGGCTGGTGCATCAGCCTGAAGAAGGACCATGGCTATAGCCCGTGGATCGGCTGCCAATATGGCTATGACGGTCGCGGCGACTACAGCCTGCAGTGCTTCGTAGAACCCGACAAACCCGTGATCTGGCGCTGGTTCCGCCGGATCGACATCACCGAGCGCACCGCCGCCCTGAAGCAGGCTATAGAAGACATCCTGCGCGAGAGCGGCCTGGCTGATGATATCTACTGGAGCGACAAAGCCTGACGGCCCGGGGGCACGCAGAGACGGTGCTGATCCTTGCCGTCCACCAGCCCGCCTGATACACCCGATTGCCGTTCCAAACCGAGGGTCCGCCATGTCCGACGCCGCCAGTTTCCTTGCGCCCAACAATGCGCGCCTTGCCGAGATCATCCGCGCCAGGTCGTTCGGCATGGGCAAGACCATCCGGCTGGCGTCGGGGCGCGAGAGCAATTTCTATTTCAACATGAAGCCGACCATGCTGGACCCGGAAGGGTCGGCGCTGATCGCCGCCGCCTTCGTCGAGGTGCTGAAGGCCGAGCGTCCCGCCTTCATCGCCGGGCTGGAGCTGGGCGCGGTGCCGCCGCTGGCCTGCGCCACCATGGCGAGCTGGTGGGCCGGCGTGCCGGTGCCCTGCCTGATCGTGCGCAAGCAGGTTAAGGAGCACGGCACCCGCCTGCCCATCGAGGGGCTGGCGTCCGAAGACGCGCTGAAGGGCGCCAGGGTGCTGATGATCGAGGACGTCACCACCACGGGCGGCTCGGTCCTGCGCGCGGTGCACACCATGCGCGAGCTGGGCGCCGAGGTCACCAAGGTGCTGACCATCGTCGACCGCCAGGAAGGCGCCGACGAGGAGCTGGCCAAGGAAGGGCTGGAGCTCTTGTCGGTGTTCCGCGCGGAGACGTTTTTGCGGGGTTGAGGACGACTATAAAAAATTCGTCATCCCCGCGCACGCGGGGACCCAGCTCTTCGTAGGATGCCGTCGCCTGTACCGCTGAACTCCTGGCTGATATGCTGAACCCCAGTTTCGGGTCAGCCAGCGTTTCATGTTCAACGCTTTCGTTTACATCCTTGCCAGCCAACGCAATGGCACGCTGTACGTCGGCGTGACGACAAACCTGCCAAAGCGAATCCATGAACATCGAACCGATGCTCTCGAGGGCTTCACCTCACGCTACAATGTGAAAATGCTGGTCTACTATGAAGCGCACGACAGCATTGAAGGGGCGATCTGGCGGGAGAAGGCGCTCAAGAAATGGCGGCGGCAATGGAAGCTGCAGCTGATCGAAGATAGCAATCCACAATGGCGCGATCCGTTCGACGATATCGCCGTTCCGTGAACGGAACTCTACGAAGAGCTGGGTCCCCGCGTGCGCGGGGATGACGATCTTTTTGTTGGATTAGCCCGGTTCCCAGCCTTCCGGGGCCATTTCGAAGCCGAAAAACTCGAAGCCCGGGCCCACGGTGCAGCCCATCAGGCACCAGTCGCCCTGGGGTTCGGCGGCCTGCCAGGCGCGGGGCGGGATGATGGCCTGGGGGCGCTGGCCGAGGTCGAGCTGGATGCCGAGCGCATGACGGGTGACGGTCATGCCGTCCTCGGACACGGACAGCAGCAGCGGCGCGCCGGCGTACCAGTGCCAGATTTCGGTGGCGTCGATCCGGTGCCAGCGGGAGCGCTCGCCGGCGGCCAGCAGGTAGTAGATCGCCGTCAGCGGACTGCGTCCCTCGCCCGGCGCGCGGTGGATTTCCCGGTAGTGGCCGCCTTCGGGGTGGGGCCGCAATCCCAGCGTGTCGATGATCTGCCGCGCGTCGGTCATGGGGCGAAATCTCCTCGAAAGGGCGGCGGACAAGGCTCTGGGCGGACTCAGGAATTTTATGACGGCGTGGTTGTAGCCCAAAATCCGCTTCACTATATAACGGCCGGGTAAGAATTCGAGGCTCCCGACGGGGGCCGGCGCGGTGCACGAGGTGGCTGCCCCGGTCCGCCACGAGGAAAGAGGAGAACATCTAATGGCTAAAGTTATCGGTATCGACCTGGGTACGACCAATTCCTGCGTCGCCGTCATGGACGGCAAGAACCCCAAGGTCATCGAGAATTCGGAAGGCGCGCGCACCACGCCGTCGATCGTCGCCTTTACCGGCGACGGCGAGCGTCTGGTCGGCCAGTCGGCCAAGCGCCAGGCCGTGACCAACCCGGAAAGCACGCTGTTCGCCATCAAGCGCCTGATCGGCCGCCCGTTCAGCGACCCGGCGACCAAGAAGGACATGGACATGGTGCCCTACAGCATCATCCGTGCCGACAATGGCGATGCCTGGGTGCAAGCGCGCGACAACAAGTACAGCCCGAGCCAGATCAGCGCCTTCATCCTGCAGAAGCTGAAGGAAGACGCCGAGAAGTATCTGGGCGAGCCGGTGACGCAGGCCGTCATCACGGTGCCCGCCTATTTCAACGACGCCCAGCGCCAGGCGACCAAGGACGCCGGCAAGATCGCCGGCCTCGACGTGCTGCGCATCATCAACGAGCCGACGGCGGCCGCGCTGGCCTATGGCCTCGACAAGTCGGAAGGCAAGACCATCGCGGTCTATGACCTTGGCGGCGGCACGTTCGACATCTCGATCCTCGAGATCGGCGACGGCGTGTTCGAGGTGAAGTCGACCAATGGCGACACCTTCCTGGGCGGCGAAGATTTCGACATGCGCCTGCTCAACTATCTGGCCGACGAGTTCAAGAAAGAGAACGGCATCGACCTGCGCGGCGACAAGCTGGCCCTGCAGCGGCTGAAGGAAGCCGCCGAGAAGGCCAAGATCGAGCTGTCGAGCGCGACGCAGACGGAAGTGAACCTGCCGTTCATCACGGCGGACGCGTCCGGTCCGAAGCATCTGACCATGAAACTGACCCGCGCCAAGCTGGAAGCCCTGGTCGACGAGCTGATCGAGCGCACCATCGGCCCGTGTAAGGCGGCGCTGAAGGATGCGGGCCTGAGCGCGGCCGAGGTGTCGGAAGTGGTTCTGGTCGGCGGCATGACGCGCATGCCCCGCGTGGTGGAACGGGTGAAGGAATTTTTC comes from the Iodidimonas sp. SYSU 1G8 genome and includes:
- the dnaK gene encoding molecular chaperone DnaK, encoding MAKVIGIDLGTTNSCVAVMDGKNPKVIENSEGARTTPSIVAFTGDGERLVGQSAKRQAVTNPESTLFAIKRLIGRPFSDPATKKDMDMVPYSIIRADNGDAWVQARDNKYSPSQISAFILQKLKEDAEKYLGEPVTQAVITVPAYFNDAQRQATKDAGKIAGLDVLRIINEPTAAALAYGLDKSEGKTIAVYDLGGGTFDISILEIGDGVFEVKSTNGDTFLGGEDFDMRLLNYLADEFKKENGIDLRGDKLALQRLKEAAEKAKIELSSATQTEVNLPFITADASGPKHLTMKLTRAKLEALVDELIERTIGPCKAALKDAGLSAAEVSEVVLVGGMTRMPRVVERVKEFFGREPHKGVNPDEVVAMGAAIQAGVLQGDVKDVLLLDVTPLSLGIETLGGVFTRLIDRNTTIPTKKSQIFSTAEDNQTAVTIRVYQGEREMAADNKLLGQFDLVGIPSAPRGVPQIEVGFDIDANGIVNVTAKDKGTGKEQQIRIQASGGLSDADIERMVKDAEANAGEDKKRRELVEARNQAESVVHTTERQLAEHGDKLPAGDKQAIEDAVGALKTALEGNDPAEIAAKTETAVQASMKLGEAIYKAQQAEGDPSAQQPGGQPGGNAGGDDDIVDADFEEVDDDRKKNS
- the pyrE gene encoding orotate phosphoribosyltransferase, yielding MSDAASFLAPNNARLAEIIRARSFGMGKTIRLASGRESNFYFNMKPTMLDPEGSALIAAAFVEVLKAERPAFIAGLELGAVPPLACATMASWWAGVPVPCLIVRKQVKEHGTRLPIEGLASEDALKGARVLMIEDVTTTGGSVLRAVHTMRELGAEVTKVLTIVDRQEGADEELAKEGLELLSVFRAETFLRG
- a CDS encoding GIY-YIG nuclease family protein yields the protein MFNAFVYILASQRNGTLYVGVTTNLPKRIHEHRTDALEGFTSRYNVKMLVYYEAHDSIEGAIWREKALKKWRRQWKLQLIEDSNPQWRDPFDDIAVP
- a CDS encoding cupin domain-containing protein, with the protein product MTDARQIIDTLGLRPHPEGGHYREIHRAPGEGRSPLTAIYYLLAAGERSRWHRIDATEIWHWYAGAPLLLSVSEDGMTVTRHALGIQLDLGQRPQAIIPPRAWQAAEPQGDWCLMGCTVGPGFEFFGFEMAPEGWEPG
- the hrcA gene encoding heat-inducible transcriptional repressor HrcA, coding for MIEEFNERTRRILRGIVEAYLETGEPVGSRTLVQRLGLNLSSASIRNVMADLEDAGLLFSPHTSAGRMPTERGLRIFVDGLLEIGNLTHEERNAIQGRIGSGGQTIDGVLQQASALLSGLSHGAGLVMAPKLNVAIRHMEFVSLNPGRALAVLVTEDGQVENRIMEVPADMMPSTLTRAGNYLNARMTGRTLDEAKAFIIEELTQHQAELDELSGKVVEDGLAIWTGPTDGEQTLIVRGQSNLLENLQATEDLERIRRLLEDLENKREFVHLLELAKEAEGVRVFIGSENQLFSLSGSSLILAPYANEKRNVIGILGVIGPTRINYARIVPMVDYTARVVGRLLS
- the grpE gene encoding nucleotide exchange factor GrpE; its protein translation is MTTQANDIPENDADHGETDASEAVDLTARLELAEAEAADLKDKLLRAVAEAENVRRRAQKELEDGRKYAITGFARDLLAVADNLGRALDALPEGAENDPQFGALVQGVQLTGRELANVLERHGVKEVRPHGEKFDHNLHQAMFEVEDAEQPHGTVNQVLQVGYTIGDRLLRPAMVGVTKAPVSTDAGK